In Penaeus chinensis breed Huanghai No. 1 chromosome 26, ASM1920278v2, whole genome shotgun sequence, a single genomic region encodes these proteins:
- the LOC125039026 gene encoding discoidin, CUB and LCCL domain-containing protein 2-like, with translation MRVFSVGLVMATLLCAWSDANARIAPKSRFIGFRQVTLNPDQAQTYPSGGVGPRQVTLNPDQAQTYPSGVGPRMEVAPQFENRAAVGCGSYYIAPGSSKTFQSKNYPSSYPGGKRCTWKFRTSVDSKLSIQCDDFNLQQSRQCRKDFFRVTDSSGFKQKYCGAKGSLSVSDKSTRVTVLFKTNRRKSSTGFSCSVRASGKINISSN, from the exons ATGAGGGTCTTCTCCGTTGGGTTGGTGATGGCGACGCTGCTG TGCGCCTGGAGCGATGCCAATGCCAGGATAGCACCAAAGAGCAG gttTATCGGCTTTCGTCAA GTGACACTGAACCCAGATCAGGCACAAACCTACCCCAGTGGTGGTGTTGGTCCCCGTCAGGTGACACTGAACCCAGATCAGGCTCAAACCTACCCCAGCGGTGTTGGCCCGCGCATGGAAGTGGCACCACAGTTTGAAAATAGAG CTGCAGTAGGATGCGGTTCTTACTACATAGCCCCGGGCTCTTCCAAGACATTCCAGTCAAAGAACTACCCCAGTAGCTACCCTGGTGGCAAGAGGTGCACATGGAAATTCCGC ACTTCTGTTGATTCAAAGTTGAGCATCCAGTGTGACGATTTCAATCTGCAACAGTCGAGACAATGCAGAAAGGATTTCTTCCGGGTCACAGATTCCTCTGGTTTTAAACAAAA ATACTGCGGTGCCAAGGGTTCTCTGAGCGTTTCTGATAAATCTACGAGAGTTACTGTTTTGTTCAAAACAAACAGGAGGAAATCTAGTACAGGATTTTCCTGCTCTGTCAGAGCTTCAGGTAAAATTAATATTTCCAGTAATTGA